The following are encoded together in the Culex pipiens pallens isolate TS chromosome 1, TS_CPP_V2, whole genome shotgun sequence genome:
- the LOC120418744 gene encoding mycosubtilin synthase subunit C-like, whose protein sequence is MGTLPQLAIVKGQQTVKALIPALLHRTFEANVDKFCGNDTALIFDDDDRGQIKTNYNVLNSTANRLARAAIDVIAGKSEPNGDGDYIIAVCMQPSDRLVTTLLAIWKAGAAYLPLDPTFPANRIEHILKESRPVLVIHEDYENLAVFGETPAVAYADLRQKASPLSNANLLPEQMLGAGDNALALVLYTSGSTGVPKGVRLNHETILNRLQWQWNRFPYSETEKVGVFKTALTFVDSVTEIWGPLLNGMSIVVVPKKITNNPERLVELLEEYKIERLVLVPTLLRSLLLYLPLQKKKLLYNLRIWVCSGEPLQISLAKEFFDYFLEGVHQLCNFYGSTEVMGDVTYFVCESKKQLSNFDKVPIGYPLDNTVIYILTPDLQPVKPGEIGELFVSGLNLAQGYVNGRDPERFIDNPLAVDLIYSRMYRTGDFASVTKGCVYYEGRTDSQIKIRGHRVDLSEVEKNLLSMAGVDKGIVLCYHAGELDQALLAFITVEKGSAYQNGLQIEGALESKLAYYMIPQVILLDSIPLLVNGKIDRQSLLKMYENTNNNDDSNIEIEYDYAGVPEHKMDMAQALFTTVGQVIGRSTRTKISLQSNFYELGGNSLNSVITVTQLCQKGHAISITSFIGAENLAEILDKMYANQKHIAEHEQLNGGASKDHEFEFEYTMNLTAQPLADEHKEDAINILTYSFYEKADLERWIKPLIKEQDYRDILEDIWDVLIEKQLSFVIKDRSGKSVGVSLNFDAYDEPEPELTNNLVIIFEFLEFVEKPIREEKLPQGINQILHSFMMGTCADLSAQENIEAMHFMESEVLKIATRRDFTGILTTNTSPLTQQLGSNVYKYETMLDYQINQWEYSDGSRPFGKAPEDQRVIVHWKDIRKQH, encoded by the exons ACGACGATCGGGGTCAGATCAAGACCAACTACAACGTGCTCAACTCCACGGCTAATCGACTGGCGAGGGCCGCGATTGATGTGATTGCCGGCAAATCGGAACCCAACGGCGACGGTGACTACATCATTGCGGTGTGCATGCAGCCTTCGGATCGCCTCGTAACGACACTGTTGGCGATTTGGAAAGCCGGCGCCGCCTATCTTCCGCTTGATCCCACCTTCCCAGCAAACCGTATCGAACACATCTTGAAGGAGTCCCGTCCGGTGTTGGTGATCCACGAAGACTACGAGAATTTGGCCGTTTTTGGCGAAACACCGGCCGTTGCGTACGCCGACCTGCGCCAGAAGGCGTCCCCCTTGAGCAATGCGAACCTTCTGCCGGAGCAGATGCTGGGCGCTGGGGACAACGCGCTGGCACTGGTACTGTACACATCGGGCAGTACAGGTGTGCCGAAAG GTGTCCGCCTAAACCACGAAACGATCCTGAACCGTCTGCAGTGGCAGTGGAACCGATTCCCGTACTCGGAAACCGAGAAAGTTGGAGTGTTCAAAACCGCTCTGACCTTTGTCGATTCCGTAACGGAGATTTGGGGCCCTTTGCTGAATggaatgtccatcgtggtcgTTCCGAAAAAGATAACCAACAACCCGGAACGACTGGTGGAACTGCTGGAAGAGTACAAGATCGAACGTCTGGTGCTGGTGCCAACCCTGTTGCGATCGCTCCTGCTCTACCTGCCGCTCCAGAAGAAGAAGCTGCTGTACAACCTGCGCATCTGGGTGTGCTCGGGCGAACCTCTGCAGATCTCGTTGGCCAAAGAGTTCTTCGACTATTTCCTCGAGGGAGTTCACCAGCTGTGCAACTTTTACGGTTCCACCGAAGTTATGGGCGATGTAACGTACTTTGTGTGCGAGTCAAAGAAGCAGCTTAGCAACTTCGACAAAGTTCCTATCGGGTACCCCTTGGACAACACTGTGATATACATCCTTACTCCCGACCTCCAGCCGGTCAAACCTGGTGAGATCGGTGAACTGTTCGTGTCCGGTTTAAATTTGGCTCAAGGCTATGTGAACGGTCGCGATCCCGAGCGATTCATCGACAACCCACTGGCTGTTGACCTCATTTATTCTCGGATGTACCGCACCGGAGACTTTGCCTCCGTGACCAAGGGCTGCGTGTACTACGAAGGTCGTACGGACTCCCAGATCAAGATTCGTGGTCACCGCGTGGATCTGTCCGAAGTGGAGAAGAATCTGCTCTCGATGGCGGGCGTTGACAAGGGAATCGTCCTTTGCTACCATGCGGGGGAGCTTGACCAGGCACTGTTGGCGTTCATCACCGTTGAGAAGGGTTCGGCCTACCAGAATGGACTGCAGATTGAGGGTGCGCTCGAGAGCAAGCTCGCGTACTACATGATTCCACAGGTTATCCTTCTGGACAGCATTCCGCTGCTGGTGAATGGAAAGATCGACCGACAGAGTCTGCTCAAGATGTACGAAAATACCAACAACAATG ACGACTCCAACATCGAGATCGAGTACGACTACGCTGGCGTCCCGGAGCACAAGATGGACATGGCGCAGGCCCTGTTCACCACCGTGGGCCAAGTCATTGGTCGTTCCACGCGGACTAAGATCTCGCTGCAGAGCAACTTCTACGAGCTCGGTGGCAACTCGCTCAACTCGGTCATCACGGTTACGCAGCTCTGCCAGAAGGGTCACGCCATCAGCATCACCAGCTTTATCGGCGCAGAAAATCTGGCGGAAATTCTGGACAAGATGTACGCCAACCAGAAGCACATCGCCGAACATGAACAGCTCAACGGGGGCGCGTCAAAGGACcatgagtttgagtttgagtacACGATGAACTTGACGGCACAGCCGTTGGCCGACGAACACAAGGAGGACGCTATCAA CATTCTAACGTACAGCTTTTACGAGAAAGCTGACCTTGAACGGTGGATTAAGCCGTTGATCAAGGAGCAGGACTACCGGGACATCCTGGAGGACATCTGGGACGTGCTCATCGAGAAGCAGCTTAGCTTTGTGATAAAGGATCGCAGTGGCAAGTCGGTTGGAGTATCTCTTAACTTTGACGCGTACGACGAGCCGGAACCAGAGCTAACCAACAACTTGGTGATCATTTTCGAATTTCTGGAATTCGTGGAGAAACCTATTCG CGAGGAGAAACTACCCCAAGGCATCAACCAAATTCTACACTCCTTCATGATGGGAACGTGCGCCGACCTGAGCGCACAGGAGAACATCGAGGCTATGCACTTCATGGAGAGCGAGGTGTTGAAGATCGCGACGCGCCGGGACTTTACCGGCATTCTGACGACCAACACGAGCCCGCTCACGCAACAGCTCGGGTCCAACGTGTACAAGTACGAAACCATGCTGGACTACCAGATCAACCAGTGGGAGTACAGCGACGGCTCGCGACCCTTCGGGAAGGCTCCCGAAGACCAGCGGGTTATTGTGCACTGGAAGGACATCCGGAAGCAACATTGA
- the LOC120418741 gene encoding negative elongation factor A-like — protein MATARDSDISLWLHNKLGTSNDSWISGSIISQLNKEVLRNIKECFSDLQTQVKLKLLLSFFHIPRRIVEEWKTELEEVIEVAGLDSELWVSMIAETIKTLPTTGSLNTEISDYEETRPIFTDMVNELRRLVVKNADLGLLPLECQYLNKAALVSVVGQQATPVKHFTLKRKPKSANLRAELLQKSSDAQSCLKKISAPTVPLRSRGIPRKMTDTTPLKGIPSRVPTGGFRSPPSSQGPNRPCLSRTPAGRKEGGVKLLEIGEQPLGYAAAKKRKREQEKEEQQKKAAEQATAQATQDVKPVVSTPTTPTVTTTTPDYAAGLTASTVYSQPATPMPTTAIKEAVVSTGAVQQPLQVQQQQLLQQPMEIKQEIKQETMTVQTIPAAPIVASIQQQTSVPPVPPLAYTTPQPQKTITIKTEPGTSLPMSVSNNPPSLVRSVTLPTTTQIKTQPQQLPTVPGTVQMIQTSASGQTTLVNKAPKIEIISSKTIQPGTIQASIPKSTTIINQGGNILFTTKQLNPSTSTAQNAGTTIIQQKPGLQSYVLNTSPPGKQINIQRIITNANATGTPTLTTTISRAQHQQQLIQAQQQQIQSQNQTQVQQPSTPTRIVQIKTAPTVSLSNNQLMQNIPPLISTAAQPTILNIQSLQQQQQQQQVQIQQQPTTPQKRTITITAQNPQNTNMINTSVAQILQQQQLQQQQQQQQTIQTTSIVTGTSQQPKYAQVVMSPNVKGKTIFLTNSSQIPNVLNQKGVILRTVDPSGNTVYQQIPLQNVSGLSGATILTSGGPPGLVKSEPDVKPQLSQIPALVPTSSLHQNIPALTPVVIQSSQQQQQVQQQTSTIPALITNISQQGGQQQQTQQIKTSPQTMTIIRPVGGGNNVTQTVLPQGLTLIQRPGQQPQLVQTIQANQAQTVGQQGQTRTIITQSAQQSQLQQQQQHTIQFQAAGTTRTGGTTIQLVQQPQQERVIGQQPQQIQIQRTQIAQQQQQQQGTTVTIQQQLNATAAGQQQPQQQGARKGLSLSNKHVMEAHDMFKRANRVSRLEKALIIGFMAGYRDNPRPNPENVVTIKLNESTEKVLQADDTHALMLVESLITLDYNTGEWKTFRKYRELDPSQQNEAGTAATGGQPGSTAQQNSVVI, from the exons atggcgactgCACGGGACAGCGATATAAGTTTGTGGCTTCATAATAAGCTCGGTACGTCGAACGACTCGTGGATAAGCGGCTCAATCATATCACAGCTGAACAAGGAAGTCCTGCGGAACATCAAGGAATGCTTTTCGGACCTGCAGACGCAGGTGAAGCTGAAGCTGCTGCTCAGTTTCTTCCACATCCCGCGGAGGATCGTCGAAGAG TGGAAAACCGAACTTGAGGAGGTGATTGAGGTCGCGGGCCTCGACTCGGAATTATGGGTGTCGATGATTGCGGAAACGATCAAGACGCTGCCGACGACCGGTTCGCTCAACACAGAGATCTCGGACTACGAGGAAACGCGACCGATCTTCACGGATATGGTGAACGAGCTGCGTCGGCTGGTGGTCAAGAACGCCGATCTGGGGCTGCTTCCGCTCGAGTGTCAGTATTTGAACAAGGCCGCTCTGGTTTCGGTGGTCGGCCAGCAGGCCACCCCGGTGAAGCATTTCACACTGAAGCGCAAGCCCAAGAGTGCGAATCTGCGGGCTGAGCTGCTCCAGAAGTCGTCCGACGCGCAAAGCTGCTTGAAGAAGATTTCCGCGCCGACAGTGCCTTTGAGGTCGCGAGGAATTCCACGCAAAATGACCGACACTACTCCGCTGAAGGGAATTCCATCGAGAGTTCCGACGGGAGGTTTCCGATCGCCACCATCGTCTCAAGGTCCGAACAGACCTTGTCTCAGCCGGACACCCGCAGGCAGGAAAGAGGGTGGCGTCAAACTACTCGAAATCGGCGAACAACCGCTTGGTTATGCGGCGGCGAAGAAACGGAAGCGGGAACAGGAGAAGGAGGAGCAGCAGAAGAAGGCTGCCGAGCAGGCAACCGCTCAGGCTACCCAAGATGTGAAGCCCGTGGTGTCGACACCGACTACGCCTACGGTGACCACCACAACGCCGGACTATGCCGCTGGTCTTACGGCAAGCACCGTGTACAGTCAACCGGCGACGCCTATGCCGACTACCGCGATTAAGGAAGCGGTCGTGTCAACCGGAGCAGTTCAACAACCGTTGCAGGTtcaacagcagcagctgctGCAGCAGCCGATGGAGATCAAGCAGGAAATCAAGCAAGAAACGATGACCGTTCAAACCATTCCCGCCGCACCGATCGTCGCCTCGATACAACAGCAAACGAGCGTGCCTCCAGTGCCACCTTTAGCATACACAACGCCGCAACCGCAGAAGACCATCACGATCAAGACGGAACCGGGCACGTCGCTCCCGATGTCCGTTTCCAACAATCCACCTTCGCTGGTTCGATCCGTTACGCTCCCTACGACCACCCAGATCAAAACCCAACCGCAACAGCTTCCGACGGTGCCCGGCACAGTACAAATGATTCAAACCAGTGCAAGTGGGCAGACGACGCTGGTCAACAAGGCGCCCAAGATCGAAATCATTTCGTCGAAAACCATTCAACCGGGCACGATACAGGCTTCGATTCCAAAGTCAACCACGATCATCAACCAGGGCGGAAACATTCTGTTCACCACCAAGCAGCTCAACCCGAGCACGAGTACGGCGCAGAATGCCGGAACGACCATTATCCAGCAGAAACCTGGCCTCCAATCGTACGTGCTAAACACGTCTCCGCCGGGAAAGCAAATCAACATCCAGCGGATAATAACAAACGCAAATGCGACCGGAACGCCCACCCTCACGACCACCATCTCACGCGctcagcaccagcagcagcttATCCAAGCCCAGCAACAGCAGATTCAGTCGCAAAACCAAACCCAGGTCCAGCAGCCATCGACGCCGACGCGAATCGTACAAATCAAAACCGCTCCCACGGTTTCGCTCAGTAACAACCAGCTGATGCAGAACATCCCGCCGCTCATCTCAACGGCGGCTCAGCCCACGATCCTCAACATCCAATCgttgcaacagcagcagcaacaacagcaagtTCAAATCCAGCAGCAACCGACAACGCCCCAGAAGCGAACCATCACGATCACGGCGCAAAATCCGCAAAACACCAACATGATCAACACCTCGGTCGCGCAGATTCTTCAGCAGCAACAActtcaacaacagcagcagcagcagcaaaccaTTCAGACCACTTCCATCGTTACGGGCACTTCGCAGCAGCCGAAATACGCCCAGGTGGTCATGTCGCCAAACGTGAAGGGAAAGACCATCTTCCTGACCAACTCTTCGCAGATCCCGAACGTGCTGAACCAGAAGGGAGTCATCCTGCGAACCGTGGACCCGTCGGGAAATACAGTCTACCAGCAAATCCCGCTTCAAAACGTGTCCGGTTTGAGCGGAGCCACCATTCTCACCAGCGGCGGTCCCCCGGGTCTGGTCAAGAGCGAACCGGACGTGAAACCCCAGCTGAGCCAAATCCCGGCCCTGGTCCCGACGAGTTCCCTGCACCAAAACATCCCGGCCCTCACGCCCGTTGTCATTCAGTcatcgcagcagcagcaacaagtgCAGCAGCAAACTTCAACGATTCCGGCACTTATCACCAACATCTCCCAGCAGggcggccagcagcagcagacccAGCAGATCAAGACCTCCCCGCAGACGATGACAATCATCCGGCCGGTCGGCGGTGGCAACAACGTAACGCAAACCGTGCTGCCCCAGGGTCTCACGCTTATTCAACGGCCCGGCCAGCAGCCCCAGCTCGTGCAGACGATCCAGGCCAACCAAGCGCAGACCGTGGGACAGCAGGGTCAGACGCGGACCATCATCACCCAGAGCGCCCAACAATCtcagctgcagcagcagcaacagcacacGATACAGTTCCAGGCTGCGGGTACGACGCGGACCGGTGGAACCACGATCCAGCTAGTGCAACAACCGCAGCAAG AACGTGTCATCGGGCAGCAACCGCAGCAGATCCAAATCCAGCGAACGCAAATCgcccaacaacagcagcagcagcagggcacCACGGTCACCATTCAGCAGCAGCTCAACGCGACCGCCGCCGGACAACAGCAGCCACAGCAGCAGGGTGCCCGCAAGGGACTGTCCTTGTCG AACAAGCACGTCATGGAGGCGCACGACATGTTCAAGCGGGCTAACCGCGTGTCGCGTCTCGAGAAGGCGCTCATCATTGGCTTCATGGCGGGCTACCGGGACAACCCGCGGCCCAACCCGGAGAACGTCGTCACGATCAAGCTGAACGAGAGTACG GAAAAAGTCCTCCAAGCGGACGACACGCACGCCCTCATGCTGGTGGAATCGCTCATCACGCTCGACTACAACACCGGCGAGTGGAAAACGTTCCGCAAGTACCGCGAGCTGGACCCCTCGCAGCAGAACGAAGCGGGGACGGCCGCCACCGGTGGGCAGCCGGGTTCGACCGCCCAGCAGAACTCGGTGGTTATTTAA